From one Mytilus trossulus isolate FHL-02 chromosome 10, PNRI_Mtr1.1.1.hap1, whole genome shotgun sequence genomic stretch:
- the LOC134687311 gene encoding wee1-like protein kinase — MSTLQPRVRRGRRSALRKRDNGLVKTLNFHDSDGEFSPNDGGSSPFHSPSMESYDEPDYLEVDISTPYLNSTSRSARTFISSRKLSPIPFGIDDENDGDVEDDEQRVPAPGKHVISPDEACPISPPSRKLRALRLFDTPHTPKSLLQKARRRRLTDERKSNSKENGEKVEANVNPFTPCNNRPLSCSVSSGMASIKRSREQMEKSLLEDSADEIEIDMPSTKKIALHEINTSRYNEEFHEVCKLGDGEFGSVYKCIHRLDGCTYAIKKSKAPVAGSQYERNAMNEVYAHAVLGKHQHVVRYYSAWAEDDYMYIQNEYCNGGSLADVIDTNRKTGRKLGEDEFKQILLQVSRGLRYIHSQNLVHLDVKPGNVFIHRNPKFLNSPESGMESLEEDDEVEEAITYKIGDLGHVTSVSNPTVDDGDCRYLPKEILNDDYENLTKSDIFSLGLTMYEAAGGYPLPKNGPKWHAIRRGELPSLPHLTVEMNHLIKSMVDPDPTQRPSATQISQHPVLCPQAKKSKAQLRKELNEERFKNQMLSRKLIEATQCLVQNTPVFAQPDKVSRLIGNRMKRSLSMTNF, encoded by the exons ATGTCAACGTTACAACCAAGAGTTCGTAGAGGAAGGCGATCGGCCTTGCGAAAGAGAGATAATGGATTAgttaaaacattgaattttcatGATTCCGACGGGGAGTTCAGCCCGAACGATGGTGGGTCTAGCCCATTTCATTCACCGAGTATGGAAAGTTATGATGAGCCAGATTATTTGGAAGTGGATATATCAACACCATATTTAAATTCAACATCACGTTCAGCAAGGACATTTATTAGTTCGCGGAAATTATCACCAATTCCGTTTGGAATAGACGATGAAAATGATGGTGACGTGGAGGATGACGAACAGCGAGTGCCAGCCCCTGGAAAACATGTCATCTCTCCGGACGAAGCGTGTCCGATTTCACCACCATCACGTAAGCTAAGAGCATTAAGACTATTTGATACACCTCATACACCAAAATCTTTATTACAAAAAGCTAGACGGAGGAGATTGACGGATGaaagaaaatcaaattcaaaagaaaatggCGAAAAAGTGGAAGCCAATGTCAACCCATTTACACCATGCAACAACAGACCTTTATCGTGTTCAGTGTCATCTGGCATGGCCAGTATAAAAAGAAGCAGAGAGCAAATGGAAAA gAGTTTATTAGAAGATTCAGCTGATGAAATTGAAATAGATATGCCATCAACAAAG AAAATTGCCTTGCATGAAATCAACACATCACGGTATAATGAAGAGTTTCACGAAGTGTGTAAACTTGGTGACGGAGAATTTGGAAGtgtttacaaatgtatacacCGATTAGATGGATGTACATATGCCATAAAGAAGTCCAAGGCACCAGTAGCAGGGAGCCAGTATGA GAGGAATGCCATGAATGAAGTGTATGCACATGCTGTTCTTGGAAAACATCAACATGTCGTGAGATACTACTCTGCCTGGGCTGAAGAtgattatatgtatatacagaATGAATACTGTAATG gaGGAAGTCTAGCTGATGTAATTGATACCAACAGGAAGACTGGCCGTAAATTGGGTGAGGATGAATTCAAGCAGATTCTCCTTCAAGTGTCAAGGGGACTGAGATATATACACTCCCAGAACCTTGTCCATCTTGATGTCAAACCAGGAAATGTGTTCATCCATCGGAACCCTAAGTTTTTGAACTCTCCTGAGAGTGGGATGGAATCTTTGGAGGAAGATGATGAAGTAGAGGAAGctataacatataaaattg gAGATTTAGGTCATGTAACATCAGTGTCTAACCCAACAGTTGATGACGGAGATTGCAGATATTTACCAAAAGAAATTCTCAATGATGACTATGAGAACCTGACGAAATCTGATATCTTCTCATTGGGACTAACTATGTATGAAGCG GCAGGTGGATATCCCTTACCTAAGAATGGACCTAAGTGGCATGCCATCAGACGTGGTGAATTACCATCTCTACCTCACCTGACTGTAGAAATGAACCACCTTATCAAA AGTATGGTAGACCCTGACCCAACACAAAGACCATCAGCAACACAAATATCACAACATCCTGTCTTGTGTCCGCAGGCAAAAAAATCTAAAGCCCAGCTTAGAAAAGAACTGAATgaagaaagatttaaaaaccAGATGTTATCAAG aAAATTAATAGAAGCTACCCAGTGCCTTGTACAGAATACCCCCGTGTTTGCACAGCCAGATAAAGTGAGTCGACTGATAGGAAACAGAATGAAGAGGAGCTTAAGCATGACAAACTTTTAA